The following proteins are co-located in the Massilia litorea genome:
- a CDS encoding TMEM165/GDT1 family protein — protein MDAFLVATGIVALAEIGDKTQLLAFLLAARFRRPLPIILGIFVATLLNHAFAAAVGALVSELLGPSVMRWVLGLSFLAMAIWALIPDHVDEADAALPKLGVFMTTLLAFFLAEMGDKTQVATVALAARYTEIAAVVAGTTLGMMIANVPAVLFGERIANKIPLGLVHGIAAVIFMGLGMATLMGAGNGYGF, from the coding sequence ATGGATGCCTTTCTTGTCGCAACCGGCATCGTCGCCCTCGCCGAAATCGGCGACAAGACGCAGCTCCTCGCCTTCCTGCTCGCCGCCCGTTTCCGCCGCCCGCTGCCGATTATCCTCGGCATCTTCGTCGCCACCCTGCTGAACCACGCCTTTGCCGCCGCCGTCGGCGCGCTGGTGAGCGAACTGCTGGGACCATCCGTGATGCGCTGGGTGCTGGGCCTGTCCTTCCTCGCCATGGCGATCTGGGCCCTGATCCCCGATCACGTCGACGAAGCCGATGCGGCGCTGCCGAAACTGGGCGTGTTCATGACGACCCTGCTCGCCTTTTTCCTGGCCGAGATGGGCGACAAGACGCAGGTGGCGACCGTGGCATTGGCGGCGCGTTATACGGAAATCGCGGCGGTGGTGGCCGGGACCACGCTGGGGATGATGATCGCGAACGTGCCGGCCGTGCTGTTCGGGGAGCGGATCGCGAACAAGATTCCGCTCGGGCTGGTGCACGGGATCGCGGCCGTCATCTTCATGGGGCTGGGGATGGCCACGCTGATGGGGGCGGGTAATGGCTACGGGTTTTAG